The following are from one region of the Phycisphaerales bacterium genome:
- a CDS encoding GC-type dockerin domain-anchored protein, with amino-acid sequence MHSKMGLLLACGLAIGLAATGHVHADQASSTPAVAVQRAADDAPPTLTFNGRPFHEAAGSVLDLEQARVPGSDAVLVSWKEATSRGQIGYSAISLRGERIDRVAPSENTIRLRYAEFDPDVFTPAIPGELAAVPGNDAYIVQFIGQPVWAADQALEAAGATILRPLHDHARIVRMEPDAKAAVEAMGIVRWVGAYHPAYKLEEEILQPLMLGGTFAGTASRYSIELLTDGNAAMDRMVRIIEGMGATVELTVPQVGRLEANLTPAQIFSVVADSDVLFMDRWQAPETDMSIARAIGGANYIEGITGFSGEGVRAEVMDSGIRQDHQEFSARPPLMHTSSSIDSHGTSTYSINFAQGASGVARGMVPDAQGIFASYNFAGNRYSHTAQLINPTLPFRAVYQSNSWGSGLTTSYTTSSSEMDRIIFDQDILITQSQSNQGSQQSRPQAWAKNIVSVGGVFHRNTLSKSDDCWCGGASRGPASDGRIKPDLTHFYDFTRAATSSSRTAYTEFAGTSGATPIVAGHFGLLFQMWSEGVFGNPTSGGDVFDEKPRFTTAKAMMIASAEPYNFSGSSIANDKARVKQGWGMPDLAALYDSRDSAFIVNEDDVIQELDVATYPLKVAAGTPALRATLTWADRQGTTSSTVHRINNLDLRVTSPSGQVYWGNAGLNAGIWSTTGGSANTVDTVENVFIQNPQAGTWTVEVIAADLNTDGHIETGTRDADFGLVVLGTDGLAAAFELPFEDDFPELALDTEKWIEVSGSVAPTSLGQNPPSEPYSVLLLNDATMASTRINVPASLLPSMPVEVAFHSQHRGVESGKVLDVDYYSGFFGEWRDLTEIVSDGNDQSTFVASATEIPLDAYGDEFRVRFATPGSDATDQWYVDDVRVRVISDDPTCRADLDGDGNLTIFDFLEFQNLFDQGDPLADFDGDGVLNIFDFLAFQNEFAMGC; translated from the coding sequence ATGCATTCGAAGATGGGACTCTTGCTGGCGTGCGGATTGGCGATCGGTCTGGCTGCGACGGGGCACGTCCATGCCGACCAGGCGTCGTCAACGCCCGCCGTGGCCGTGCAGCGGGCAGCGGACGATGCGCCCCCGACGCTGACCTTCAACGGGCGCCCGTTCCACGAGGCGGCCGGCTCGGTGCTCGATCTCGAGCAGGCGCGCGTTCCCGGCAGTGATGCCGTGCTTGTTTCCTGGAAGGAAGCGACTTCGCGCGGCCAGATCGGCTACAGCGCCATCTCGCTACGAGGCGAGCGGATCGACCGCGTGGCACCCAGCGAGAACACCATTCGTCTGCGGTATGCCGAGTTCGACCCCGACGTGTTCACGCCCGCCATTCCCGGCGAACTGGCGGCGGTCCCGGGCAATGATGCCTACATCGTGCAGTTCATCGGCCAGCCCGTGTGGGCGGCTGATCAGGCACTCGAGGCCGCCGGCGCCACGATCCTCCGCCCGCTGCACGACCACGCACGCATCGTGCGGATGGAGCCCGACGCGAAGGCAGCCGTCGAGGCGATGGGCATCGTCCGCTGGGTTGGCGCGTATCACCCGGCGTACAAGCTCGAAGAAGAGATCCTCCAGCCCCTGATGCTCGGTGGCACGTTTGCGGGTACGGCCTCGCGCTATTCCATCGAGTTGTTGACCGACGGCAATGCCGCCATGGACCGCATGGTGCGCATCATCGAGGGCATGGGCGCCACGGTTGAACTGACCGTGCCGCAGGTCGGCCGGCTCGAGGCCAACCTCACGCCCGCTCAGATCTTCTCGGTTGTTGCGGACAGCGACGTGCTGTTCATGGACCGCTGGCAGGCTCCCGAGACGGACATGAGCATCGCCCGCGCCATCGGCGGAGCAAACTACATCGAGGGCATCACCGGCTTCTCGGGCGAGGGCGTACGCGCCGAAGTCATGGACAGCGGCATCCGCCAGGATCACCAGGAGTTTTCGGCACGACCTCCGTTGATGCACACGAGTTCGAGCATCGACAGCCACGGCACCAGCACGTACAGCATCAACTTCGCCCAGGGCGCCTCGGGCGTTGCGCGGGGCATGGTGCCCGATGCGCAGGGAATCTTCGCGAGCTACAACTTTGCCGGCAACCGGTACTCGCACACCGCCCAGTTGATCAACCCGACGTTGCCCTTCCGAGCCGTCTACCAGTCCAACAGCTGGGGCAGCGGCCTGACGACCAGCTACACCACCAGCAGCAGCGAGATGGACCGGATCATCTTCGATCAAGACATCCTCATCACCCAGAGCCAGTCCAACCAGGGCAGCCAGCAGTCGCGTCCGCAGGCCTGGGCGAAGAACATCGTGTCGGTCGGCGGCGTGTTCCACCGCAACACGCTTTCCAAGTCCGACGATTGCTGGTGCGGCGGCGCAAGCCGTGGGCCCGCCTCCGACGGACGCATCAAGCCCGACCTGACGCACTTCTACGACTTCACCCGGGCGGCGACCAGCTCCAGCCGCACCGCGTACACCGAGTTTGCCGGCACCAGTGGCGCCACGCCCATCGTGGCGGGCCACTTCGGCCTGCTGTTCCAGATGTGGAGCGAGGGCGTCTTCGGCAACCCGACCTCGGGCGGCGACGTGTTCGATGAGAAGCCTCGCTTCACCACCGCCAAGGCCATGATGATCGCCTCGGCGGAACCATACAACTTCAGCGGTTCGAGCATCGCCAACGACAAGGCTCGCGTGAAGCAGGGCTGGGGCATGCCCGATCTGGCGGCGCTCTACGACAGCCGCGACAGCGCGTTCATCGTGAACGAAGACGACGTCATCCAGGAACTGGACGTGGCGACCTACCCGCTGAAGGTGGCCGCCGGAACGCCGGCTTTGCGCGCCACGCTCACCTGGGCCGATCGCCAGGGCACGACCTCCAGCACCGTGCACCGCATCAACAACCTGGATCTGCGCGTGACTTCGCCCAGCGGCCAGGTGTACTGGGGCAACGCCGGGCTGAACGCGGGCATCTGGAGCACGACGGGCGGATCGGCCAACACGGTCGACACTGTCGAGAACGTGTTCATCCAGAATCCCCAGGCCGGTACGTGGACCGTGGAGGTCATCGCCGCCGACCTGAACACCGACGGTCACATCGAGACGGGCACGCGCGATGCGGACTTCGGCTTGGTGGTGCTGGGCACCGACGGCCTGGCTGCAGCGTTCGAGCTTCCCTTCGAGGACGACTTCCCCGAACTCGCGCTCGACACCGAAAAGTGGATCGAGGTATCGGGCAGCGTGGCGCCGACGTCGCTGGGCCAGAACCCGCCGAGCGAGCCCTACAGCGTGCTGCTGCTGAACGATGCGACGATGGCCTCGACCCGGATCAACGTGCCCGCGTCGCTGCTGCCGTCCATGCCCGTCGAGGTCGCCTTCCACAGCCAGCATCGTGGAGTGGAGAGTGGCAAGGTGCTCGACGTGGACTACTACAGCGGCTTCTTCGGAGAATGGCGCGACCTGACCGAGATCGTGTCTGACGGCAACGATCAGTCGACCTTCGTCGCAAGCGCGACCGAGATTCCACTGGATGCTTACGGCGATGAGTTCCGCGTTCGCTTCGCGACGCCCGGGAGCGATGCCACCGACCAGTGGTACGTCGACGACGTGCGTGTCCGCGTCATCAGCGATGACCCGACCTGCCGGGCCGACCTGGATGGCGACGGCAATCTGACCATCTTTGATTTCCTGGAGTTCCAGAACCTGTTCGACCAGGGCGACCCGCTGGCCGACTTCGATGGCGACGGCGTCCTGAACATCTTCGACTTCCTGGCATTCCAAAACGAATTTGCGATGGGCTGCTGA
- the lysX gene encoding lysine biosynthesis protein LysX has translation MHLTLLHTRIRIEERLLLDEFERRGIDVELVHADEAVIDLTRQHEPASEPHVLLDRCLSHARAFAIVRAYESRGAICLNRSSVTHACGDKLQTTLALTDAGVPSPRTVAAFGADGAVRAADALGYPVVIKPCVGSWGRMVGRLNDRDALEAVLEHKLALGGPQHGVVYLQELVRKPDRDIRAFVVGGQTIAAIMRHSQHWITNTARGGRAEGLPVTPELDDICQRAACAVGGDEQSLLAIDLMECPERGLLVCEVNSTMEFRNSIDTTGVDIPGRIVDQVVRVAEARAVVA, from the coding sequence ATGCATTTGACACTCCTACACACCCGCATCCGCATCGAAGAACGCCTGCTTCTCGACGAGTTCGAACGTCGTGGCATCGACGTCGAACTCGTGCACGCCGACGAGGCCGTCATCGACCTCACCCGGCAGCATGAGCCCGCCAGCGAACCCCACGTACTCCTGGACCGCTGCCTCAGCCATGCCAGGGCGTTCGCCATCGTGCGAGCCTACGAGAGCCGTGGCGCGATCTGCCTGAATCGATCGAGCGTCACGCACGCTTGCGGCGACAAGCTGCAAACGACACTCGCCCTGACCGACGCGGGGGTCCCCTCACCACGGACCGTTGCGGCGTTCGGAGCCGACGGGGCCGTTCGGGCAGCCGACGCGCTGGGCTACCCCGTCGTCATCAAGCCCTGCGTTGGCTCGTGGGGACGCATGGTGGGCCGATTGAATGATCGGGACGCGCTCGAGGCGGTGCTCGAACACAAGCTGGCTCTCGGCGGACCGCAGCACGGGGTGGTGTACCTCCAGGAGTTGGTGCGCAAGCCCGATCGCGACATCCGTGCGTTCGTCGTGGGCGGGCAGACCATCGCCGCGATCATGCGGCACAGCCAGCACTGGATCACCAATACCGCCCGTGGTGGACGCGCAGAGGGATTGCCCGTCACGCCCGAACTCGACGACATCTGCCAACGCGCGGCTTGTGCGGTGGGTGGCGACGAGCAGAGCCTGCTGGCCATCGACCTGATGGAATGCCCCGAGCGCGGCTTACTCGTGTGCGAGGTCAACTCAACCATGGAGTTTCGCAACTCGATCGACACCACCGGCGTCGATATTCCGGGACGGATCGTCGATCAGGTCGTGCGCGTGGCCGAAGCCCGGGCGGTGGTGGCGTGA
- a CDS encoding DUF2254 domain-containing protein, whose product MRHLRLLWDALRSSLWFVPSLFVLGAILLAQGMIELDHLLPIERFEEALPRLFAVGPSGARSLLATIAGSMISVAGVAFSITIVALTLASSQYTSRILRNFMRDRANQAVLGAFVGIFVYCLWVLRTISEGDDYSFVPIFAILAAVLLALVGIACLIFFIHHIAQAIQAEHIILAATSETLAAVDRLFPERVAQPAEAVRPPLPADDTTWRSIAAPKTGYLQSVDGDGLVKHACDRGCVVRMECPVGHFIVEGSPLVSLANAAEPDDETRKTINGYFVIGGQRTIVQDASYGIRQIVDMAIKALSPGINDTTTAVSCTEHLTAIMAKIAGRKMPSKYRAENGQVRFIAIRPDFETLLGNAFDQIRQNAGGNVATLRALVEGLAVVADRTDEPDRISAIRRQLDLFARKAEATIEQLEDRRDIDAAVEALRRRLAISAEP is encoded by the coding sequence ATGCGACACCTTCGCCTGCTCTGGGACGCCCTTCGCTCCAGCCTGTGGTTCGTACCCTCGCTGTTCGTGCTGGGGGCCATCCTGCTGGCTCAGGGGATGATCGAACTCGATCACCTCCTGCCGATCGAGCGGTTCGAGGAGGCACTGCCCCGGCTCTTCGCCGTCGGGCCGTCGGGGGCCCGCAGCCTGCTGGCGACGATTGCCGGTTCGATGATCTCCGTCGCAGGGGTTGCCTTCAGCATCACCATCGTCGCGTTGACCCTGGCGTCGAGCCAGTACACCAGCCGGATCCTGCGCAACTTCATGCGCGACCGGGCGAACCAGGCCGTCCTGGGCGCGTTCGTGGGCATCTTCGTGTATTGCCTGTGGGTGCTGAGGACCATCAGCGAGGGCGACGACTACAGCTTCGTACCGATCTTCGCGATCCTGGCCGCCGTGCTGCTCGCGCTGGTGGGCATCGCGTGCCTGATCTTCTTCATCCACCACATCGCCCAGGCCATCCAGGCCGAGCACATCATCCTTGCGGCCACGAGCGAGACGCTTGCGGCGGTCGACCGCCTGTTCCCCGAGCGTGTTGCTCAGCCAGCCGAGGCCGTGCGACCGCCTCTGCCGGCCGACGACACCACGTGGCGGTCGATTGCAGCGCCCAAGACGGGCTACCTCCAATCCGTGGATGGCGACGGCCTGGTGAAGCATGCTTGCGATCGTGGGTGTGTCGTCCGCATGGAGTGCCCCGTCGGGCACTTCATCGTGGAGGGTTCGCCGCTCGTATCGCTCGCCAATGCCGCCGAACCCGACGACGAGACCCGCAAGACGATCAACGGGTACTTCGTCATCGGCGGGCAGCGCACGATCGTGCAGGACGCAAGCTATGGCATCCGGCAGATCGTGGATATGGCTATCAAGGCCCTGAGCCCGGGGATCAACGACACCACGACGGCGGTCAGTTGCACGGAGCACCTGACGGCAATCATGGCCAAGATTGCCGGGCGGAAGATGCCCTCGAAGTACCGTGCCGAGAACGGACAGGTTCGTTTCATCGCCATACGGCCGGACTTCGAGACCCTGCTTGGTAACGCCTTCGATCAGATCCGGCAGAATGCTGGCGGAAACGTCGCCACGCTCCGGGCTCTGGTGGAGGGTCTGGCGGTGGTGGCTGACCGCACCGATGAGCCGGACCGCATCTCGGCGATCAGGCGTCAACTCGATTTGTTCGCTCGCAAGGCCGAGGCGACGATCGAGCAACTCGAGGATCGGCGTGACATCGACGCGGCGGTCGAGGCATTGCGCCGCCGCCTGGCGATCTCGGCTGAGCCATGA
- a CDS encoding DNA repair exonuclease — protein sequence MAEARFLAAADLHLGRPIASLPEALRDRSRELGPFGALEQLIELARDENVDAVLLAGDVVDDDGAYFEVFAALQGAISKLDGIPLLAITGNHDARVLPKLAEAIDGLTLLGLGGVWQSRIINTALGGVEVLGWGFPSTHCTTSPFEAPPPSRSGPRVGLLHGDLDATRSVYAPFTSADLREHAADAWLLGHVHNPSHERLCNASPAGYLGSVCGLDPGEPGPRGAWLVRMDGSGTRLDHRPLGPIAWATIEVDCHDIRPEALDGVLRERAEHVADGLESARAVGVRVSLAGEHAAWQALNARAAGIETGHPWQHRDKAVFIERLDARVTPPLPLERLASERSAAGRIAGLILELRAGKATEVVEEASDRFAAIATNRNLRPPDLGEHEFPLPDPRETLEREARLVLSEMLAQRESEDG from the coding sequence ATGGCTGAAGCCCGCTTCCTGGCCGCGGCAGACCTGCACCTTGGCCGGCCGATCGCCAGCCTGCCAGAAGCGCTGCGCGATCGTTCGCGCGAGCTTGGGCCATTCGGGGCCCTGGAGCAGTTGATCGAACTTGCTCGCGACGAGAACGTCGATGCGGTACTGCTGGCTGGCGACGTGGTGGACGACGACGGGGCGTACTTCGAGGTGTTCGCCGCACTTCAAGGCGCGATATCGAAGCTCGATGGCATTCCACTGCTGGCTATCACCGGCAATCACGACGCGCGCGTCTTACCAAAACTGGCCGAGGCAATAGATGGCTTGACGCTGCTGGGTCTTGGCGGCGTCTGGCAGTCACGGATCATCAACACGGCGCTGGGCGGCGTGGAAGTGCTGGGCTGGGGCTTTCCGAGTACGCACTGCACCACGTCTCCATTCGAGGCGCCCCCACCGTCGCGTTCGGGCCCGCGCGTCGGGTTGCTCCACGGCGACCTCGACGCGACTCGAAGCGTGTACGCACCATTCACCAGCGCCGACTTGCGCGAGCACGCCGCCGATGCGTGGCTGCTCGGACACGTGCACAACCCATCTCATGAACGTCTGTGCAACGCGTCGCCCGCGGGGTATCTGGGCAGCGTTTGCGGGCTTGACCCGGGCGAGCCCGGGCCGCGCGGCGCATGGCTCGTGCGAATGGACGGCTCGGGCACCAGGCTGGACCATCGCCCGCTCGGCCCGATCGCCTGGGCGACCATCGAAGTCGATTGCCACGACATCCGTCCAGAAGCCCTCGATGGCGTACTGCGCGAGCGAGCCGAGCATGTCGCGGATGGTCTGGAGTCCGCACGGGCCGTGGGCGTTCGCGTGTCGCTGGCGGGCGAACACGCCGCGTGGCAGGCGTTGAACGCCCGGGCCGCGGGCATCGAGACGGGACACCCATGGCAGCACCGCGACAAGGCGGTGTTCATCGAAAGACTCGATGCCCGCGTGACGCCACCACTGCCACTGGAACGACTGGCCTCGGAGCGATCGGCGGCCGGTCGCATTGCCGGCCTGATCCTCGAGCTTCGGGCAGGCAAGGCCACGGAGGTTGTCGAGGAAGCGAGCGATCGCTTTGCGGCCATCGCGACCAACCGCAACCTGCGCCCGCCCGACCTGGGAGAGCACGAATTCCCGCTGCCCGACCCGCGCGAGACCCTGGAGCGGGAAGCTCGGCTCGTGCTCAGCGAAATGCTGGCCCAGCGTGAATCGGAGGATGGCTGA
- a CDS encoding [LysW]-lysine hydrolase: MNIVNEQHAIELLQDLVRTASPSGHEHEAVLLLVQRMSALGFRAGIDPAGNAVGVIGSEAPDATEILLLGHIDTVPGHIPIRVEDGALWGRGSVDAKGPLCAFAVAAATAKIAQDTRLVVIGAVGEETPSSPGASYARDHYRPDACLIGEPSGWERFAIGYKGRLIVRALFEQAAGHSAGPVGSVAEAAIDWHRRMTSSIAEWNIGHEGLFETIQPSLQAFNTNSDGLRDSASLILGLRLPTWAKPEDIEARIRRSSPDVSLSFHGHAAAHRGPRTGEVPSALSAAIGSLGGRPTATVKTGTSDMNTVATTFGCPIVAYGPGDSTLDHTPHERLDLPEYLRSIEVLRHAIPQIAAAFSPERCAS, from the coding sequence ATGAACATCGTAAACGAACAGCACGCGATCGAACTGCTGCAAGACCTCGTGCGCACGGCAAGTCCGTCCGGACATGAACACGAGGCCGTCCTGCTGCTCGTGCAGCGCATGTCGGCCCTGGGCTTTCGCGCCGGCATCGACCCAGCCGGCAATGCCGTCGGCGTGATCGGAAGCGAGGCGCCCGACGCCACGGAGATCCTGCTGCTCGGACACATCGACACCGTGCCGGGCCACATCCCGATTCGCGTTGAAGATGGCGCGCTCTGGGGCCGAGGCTCTGTCGATGCGAAGGGCCCCCTTTGTGCATTCGCTGTTGCGGCGGCCACGGCGAAGATCGCCCAGGACACCCGCCTGGTTGTCATCGGCGCCGTCGGAGAAGAAACGCCTTCTTCGCCCGGCGCGTCGTACGCCCGCGATCACTACCGACCCGACGCGTGCCTGATCGGCGAACCCAGCGGATGGGAGCGCTTCGCCATTGGCTACAAGGGCCGCCTGATCGTCCGCGCGCTGTTCGAGCAGGCGGCGGGCCATTCCGCGGGTCCGGTCGGCTCGGTCGCCGAGGCCGCAATCGACTGGCATCGCCGAATGACATCGTCGATCGCAGAATGGAACATCGGCCACGAAGGGCTGTTCGAAACGATCCAGCCAAGCCTCCAGGCGTTCAACACCAATTCGGATGGCCTGCGCGACTCAGCGAGCCTCATCCTGGGCCTGCGTCTGCCCACGTGGGCGAAGCCCGAAGACATCGAGGCACGGATCCGCCGAAGTTCACCGGACGTGTCGCTCTCGTTCCACGGCCACGCGGCCGCGCACCGCGGCCCGCGCACGGGCGAAGTCCCCAGTGCGCTTTCGGCTGCCATCGGGTCGCTCGGCGGACGCCCCACCGCAACGGTGAAGACCGGCACGAGCGACATGAACACGGTTGCAACCACGTTCGGCTGCCCCATCGTGGCGTATGGCCCCGGGGACAGCACGCTCGACCATACGCCGCACGAACGCCTGGACCTACCCGAGTATCTTCGTTCCATCGAGGTACTGCGTCACGCGATCCCTCAAATCGCAGCCGCCTTCAGCCCCGAACGCTGTGCATCATGA
- the lysW gene encoding lysine biosynthesis protein LysW, which produces MSQVTTPTTPPTTPAPETITATCPECGSTITFARAPRRHELVRCPDCGAELEVTDVSPITLALAPEVEEDWGE; this is translated from the coding sequence ATGTCCCAGGTCACCACACCCACCACGCCCCCCACCACGCCGGCGCCCGAGACCATCACCGCCACCTGCCCCGAGTGTGGCTCGACCATCACGTTCGCCCGGGCGCCACGCCGCCACGAACTCGTCCGCTGCCCGGACTGCGGAGCCGAACTTGAGGTCACCGACGTGTCGCCCATCACGCTGGCGCTGGCCCCCGAAGTCGAGGAAGACTGGGGCGAGTAA
- the argC gene encoding N-acetyl-gamma-glutamyl-phosphate reductase, which produces MSVRVGIIGGAGYTGGELLRLLTMHPHATIAWATSRGRAGWPISAVHPNLRGVLDLSLCDPADVEPVDVVFLCLPHGETAGNIEAYASLSHRVIDLSSDFRLRSADSYERTYGQAHAAPAWLDRFVYGLPEAHREQLADARYVSGVGCNATAMNLALLPLARAGVIDRVIADVKVGSSESGAEPSAASNHAERSHALRTFAPVSHRHAAEVEQACGTFPLHVTATTTDLVRGVLATCHVLTSRELTERDAWQLYRDAYADEPFVRMVKERRGLYRLPEPKILAGTNYADVGFAIEPGANRIVALCAIDNLGKGAAGSAIQSMNLACGFDETAGLTFPGLHPV; this is translated from the coding sequence GTGAGCGTTCGCGTCGGCATCATCGGAGGCGCGGGATACACGGGAGGAGAGCTCCTGCGACTGCTGACGATGCATCCTCACGCCACCATCGCCTGGGCAACGTCACGCGGCCGGGCCGGCTGGCCAATATCGGCCGTCCACCCGAACCTCCGGGGCGTACTCGATCTTTCGCTCTGCGACCCAGCGGATGTTGAACCGGTCGACGTCGTCTTCTTGTGCCTGCCGCACGGCGAAACGGCGGGCAACATCGAGGCATACGCAAGCCTTTCCCACCGCGTGATCGACTTGAGCAGCGACTTCCGACTTCGCAGCGCCGACTCGTACGAACGCACGTATGGCCAGGCCCACGCGGCGCCGGCGTGGCTCGATCGCTTCGTGTATGGATTGCCCGAGGCGCATCGCGAGCAACTCGCAGACGCCCGATACGTCAGCGGCGTGGGATGCAACGCCACGGCCATGAACCTGGCGTTGCTTCCACTGGCACGAGCCGGCGTGATCGATCGCGTCATTGCCGACGTCAAGGTCGGTTCGAGCGAATCGGGGGCCGAGCCGAGCGCCGCGAGCAATCACGCCGAGCGAAGCCACGCCCTGCGCACCTTCGCCCCGGTATCGCACCGACACGCGGCCGAGGTGGAACAGGCTTGCGGCACGTTTCCGCTGCACGTGACGGCGACGACCACGGATTTGGTTCGCGGCGTGCTCGCCACGTGCCACGTCCTGACCAGCCGTGAACTGACCGAACGCGACGCGTGGCAGCTCTATCGGGATGCGTATGCCGACGAGCCATTCGTACGCATGGTGAAGGAACGTCGCGGCCTGTATCGCCTGCCCGAGCCAAAGATCCTCGCGGGCACCAACTATGCCGACGTCGGCTTTGCCATCGAACCGGGCGCCAATCGCATCGTCGCGCTGTGCGCGATCGACAACCTGGGCAAGGGCGCCGCCGGCAGCGCCATCCAATCCATGAACCTGGCCTGCGGATTCGATGAAACCGCGGGCCTGACGTTTCCCGGGTTGCACCCGGTCTAG
- a CDS encoding [LysW]-aminoadipate kinase translates to MIVIKIGGAEGIGPRHACEDIAALAATGQPIVVVHGGSHETNQLSERLGIEPRFITSPSGHASRYTDEAAIDVFQMACCRLNARIVRMLREMGVDAVGLSGIDGGLWAARRKGAIRAIENGVTTVIRDDHSGTIERVDSAMLEALLRLGKTPVLCPPAIGRECEPLNVDADRAAAMTAASLRADSLVILSNVPGLLRAFPDESSLIPSLSRGELESAIELAQGRMKRKVIAAGEAIDAGVSRVILADARRERPITHALQGQGTCVT, encoded by the coding sequence ATGATCGTGATCAAGATCGGTGGAGCCGAGGGAATCGGCCCCCGGCACGCATGCGAAGACATCGCAGCGCTCGCTGCAACGGGCCAGCCCATAGTCGTAGTCCACGGTGGCTCTCATGAGACCAACCAACTTAGCGAGAGGCTCGGGATCGAGCCCCGCTTCATTACCAGTCCCAGCGGACACGCGAGCCGATACACCGACGAGGCGGCCATCGACGTATTCCAGATGGCCTGCTGCCGGCTGAATGCTCGCATCGTTCGCATGCTGCGTGAGATGGGCGTCGATGCCGTCGGCCTGAGCGGCATCGACGGCGGGCTGTGGGCCGCGCGACGCAAGGGCGCGATCCGGGCGATCGAGAACGGCGTCACCACCGTCATTCGCGACGATCACAGCGGAACGATCGAGCGCGTCGACTCGGCCATGCTCGAAGCCCTCTTGCGGCTTGGCAAGACGCCGGTGCTCTGCCCACCGGCCATCGGCCGGGAATGCGAGCCGTTGAACGTCGACGCCGATCGGGCCGCGGCGATGACGGCCGCGTCGCTCCGCGCCGACTCGCTCGTGATCCTCTCCAACGTGCCGGGACTGCTGCGCGCGTTTCCCGACGAGTCGTCGCTCATTCCCAGCCTGTCGCGAGGAGAGTTGGAGAGCGCCATCGAACTGGCCCAGGGTCGGATGAAGCGAAAGGTCATCGCCGCGGGCGAAGCAATTGACGCCGGTGTCTCGCGCGTTATCTTGGCCGATGCACGCCGGGAACGTCCGATCACGCATGCCCTGCAAGGGCAGGGGACATGTGTTACATGA
- a CDS encoding MBL fold metallo-hydrolase — MPDATHLASPMTYRCTLLRAGRLLLDAGGMFGLIPRVVWETMVTPDDRHRVELHHNCLWLVGTEDDPELGRPRQVIIEAGTGDKLDPKMAGIFGLDGRTVETALTEAGGDPTRIDDVVISHLHFDHAGGLTRRLRPGESPDWSAGPGQASGDASQVKLTFPNATVHVQEKEWKTALAGDSVMTRTYYTDHLAPIESRLKLHDSPRPFEPGRVPHKDEHPALRWERRTTTILPGIKVFLTPGHTWGQQATWFTEDRDRAIIFVPDVMPTAWHAGKAYSLAYDVEPYTSMVSKSWLLREASERGWTLMLDHEPSDPWRRVEPNGKGWYALKPVDGR; from the coding sequence ATGCCTGACGCCACGCACCTTGCCAGTCCGATGACCTATCGCTGCACCCTCCTGCGGGCCGGCCGGCTCTTGCTTGACGCCGGCGGCATGTTCGGGCTGATCCCCCGCGTGGTATGGGAGACGATGGTGACGCCGGACGACCGCCATCGCGTGGAACTCCACCACAATTGCCTGTGGCTTGTTGGAACCGAGGACGACCCCGAGTTGGGCCGGCCGCGGCAGGTCATCATCGAGGCGGGCACGGGCGACAAGCTCGACCCCAAGATGGCCGGCATCTTCGGGCTTGACGGCCGCACCGTGGAAACGGCGCTGACCGAGGCTGGCGGCGATCCGACAAGGATCGATGACGTGGTCATCAGCCACCTGCACTTCGATCACGCCGGGGGCCTGACCCGACGCCTGCGCCCTGGCGAGAGCCCGGACTGGTCGGCCGGGCCCGGGCAGGCCAGCGGCGATGCCAGCCAGGTGAAGCTGACCTTTCCCAACGCAACCGTGCACGTGCAGGAGAAGGAGTGGAAGACCGCCTTGGCGGGCGATTCGGTGATGACGCGAACGTACTACACCGACCACCTGGCGCCGATTGAGTCCCGGCTGAAGCTGCACGATTCGCCCCGCCCCTTCGAACCCGGGCGCGTGCCCCACAAGGACGAGCACCCCGCCCTTCGCTGGGAGCGGCGGACCACCACGATCCTGCCGGGGATCAAGGTCTTCCTGACGCCCGGGCACACCTGGGGCCAGCAGGCCACGTGGTTCACCGAAGATCGGGATCGCGCCATCATCTTCGTGCCCGACGTGATGCCGACCGCCTGGCACGCGGGCAAGGCCTACAGCCTGGCGTACGACGTGGAGCCGTACACCAGCATGGTGAGCAAGTCGTGGCTGCTGCGGGAGGCCAGCGAGCGGGGGTGGACCCTGATGCTGGACCATGAGCCATCGGACCCGTGGCGTCGCGTGGAGCCGAACGGGAAGGGCTGGTACGCCCTGAAGCCGGTAGATGGCCGCTGA